The Winslowiella toletana region TCTGGTTGGACCGAACGGCGATCCGCACAGCTTTGAGCCAACGCCACAGGACAGCCAGGCTTTATCAAAAGCGCAGGTAGTCTTTGTCAGCGGCCTCGGGCTGGAAGGCTGGATGGATCGACTGGTCAGCGCCTCAGGTTATCAGGGCAAAGTCGTGGTTGCATCTCAGGGTATTGATACGCGCAAAATGACAGAAGATGGGCACACTATTACCGATCCACATGCGTGGAACAGCATGCACAACGGCACGGTGTATGCTACTAACGTGATGAATGCGCTGATCGCTGCCGATCCAGATAATGCGGACTACTTCCGTCAGCACGGTGCGGCCTATATCAGCCAGCTCAACCAGCTGGATAGCTGGGCGGAACAGACCTTTGACGCGATTCCTGAGGCGAAACGTCAGGTGCTGACCAGTCACGATGCGTTCGGCTATTTTGGTCAGCGTTATGGCGTACGTTTTCTTGCGCCGGTTGGTTTTTCTACCGAGTCGGAAGCCAGTGCTGGCGATGTGGCGGCGTTAATTAAGCAGCTTAAAACCGGGGATATTCATCGCTACTTTATTGAGAACCAGACCGATCCGCGGCTGGTTAAGCAGATTGCCTCTGCCACCGGCGCACAGCCGGGCGGGGAACTGTATCCTGAAGCGTTATCAGAAAAAGATGGGCCAGCAGCCAGCTATATTGCGGCATTTAAGCACAACGTTGAGGCGATGGCAGGCAGTATGAAGTAATAAAAAAGGGCCGGATGGGAAGTCCGGCCCAAAAGGACAACATGACACAACAACACTATCGTTTTTTCTTTCTGCCCTGAACCGCTTTAAAGCGTGGGTTAGTTTTGCAAATCACATAGATGCGACCGTGGCGACGCACTACCTTGCAGTCTTTATGGCGCTTTTTGGCTGAACGTAATGAACTCAGTACCTGCATGAGACAGTTCCTTATTTATTGCTGTTACCAAGAAAACTGCCAAAACGCTTATTAAAGCGAGCTGCGCTGCCTTCCTTGTTGAACTCTTTCTGCTTGCCGGTGTAATACGCATGGGAAGCGGAGGAGACATCAAGCGTTACGTAAGGATAAGTTGCCCCTTCGAACTCGACGGTGCGGTCGGTTTTGATGGTCGATCCTACTTTGAAGTAATGATCGGCACTGGTGTCATGAAAAATCACCGGGCGATAGTGGGGATGGATATCAGCTTTCATGGTTGCTCCAAAATGGTATGTTATAACATAACAATTATTATGCGCGTCGCTTAGCTGAAATGCAACCCGATCCGCAGGCAAAAAAAAGAGGCCGCATTTGCGGCCTCTTTCAGT contains the following coding sequences:
- a CDS encoding metal ABC transporter substrate-binding protein yields the protein MKKLSLALAVAALLSSPLALAKTVETVASFTVLADIVQQVGGEHVRVRSLVGPNGDPHSFEPTPQDSQALSKAQVVFVSGLGLEGWMDRLVSASGYQGKVVVASQGIDTRKMTEDGHTITDPHAWNSMHNGTVYATNVMNALIAADPDNADYFRQHGAAYISQLNQLDSWAEQTFDAIPEAKRQVLTSHDAFGYFGQRYGVRFLAPVGFSTESEASAGDVAALIKQLKTGDIHRYFIENQTDPRLVKQIASATGAQPGGELYPEALSEKDGPAASYIAAFKHNVEAMAGSMK
- the ykgO gene encoding type B 50S ribosomal protein L36; amino-acid sequence: MQVLSSLRSAKKRHKDCKVVRRHGRIYVICKTNPRFKAVQGRKKKR
- a CDS encoding type B 50S ribosomal protein L31; the protein is MKADIHPHYRPVIFHDTSADHYFKVGSTIKTDRTVEFEGATYPYVTLDVSSASHAYYTGKQKEFNKEGSAARFNKRFGSFLGNSNK